The Deltaproteobacteria bacterium sequence ACGACCCGTTTGACAATAACAGGTTTTCAAACACGCGGACATCTACCCGTGCTAATGAAGCGGACATCTATAAATACTTGTAACATGCGCCCCATAATTATGCAATTACAGTCTACATATACAGATGCTGGATGGGATTTTGCTGATGTTTGGAAGGTCAGTGCAGGAGAATATCCCAAGCTTATGTGGCAAAATTGAAACCGCTTTTTAGCTGCTGGTAAAAAAATTTAGCTGTGTGGAAATTTCTTGACTTAGAATACGTCGTGCAATTGCAGTCGCACAAGCATAAGTAGCATCCATACCAAAATAACTTAAGCTGCGAGAAAGCAAACTTTGGCGGCGGCTATATGGCGTATCAGATGCGTAATGTAAAAAACCAATAGGGTATGGGGTATGACCACCAACATTAATGATTTCATCACGGGGATGACGGCGCGGATCGAGTAGTTCGTAGATAGCCGAGAGGTAAGGACCAGCTTCCATTTCCATTACGGTGTAGCCTTCACGATAAAAGACGCTCATGTATTTGCGATTTTGTAAAAAGGTGCCACGTACGGTTAATACTTTTTGATTATCAAGTACGGAACCGTGTTTAAGATAGGGGGCAATGTCATCGGCAATAAAATCATTTAGTAAAATGTAAGTATTTTTTGAATGCTCATCAAATACGGTGCTTGAAATCATTACATCACCAACGCGGCCATTTAGAGTTGCGGCTTTACCCATTACAAATATACCGCGCAGAGAACCGATACCTTGACCGACCCGAGATAATAATTGATAGGCAGCTAAACCTAAAGGGTAGTCAATGTTGATAATAACCGCATCGCTTTTACGTAAATGTTCAAGATAGGGCATTTGCAAGCGCGGATCGAAGTTAGTGGGGTCAAGTTTGTTTATTTCAATGAGTTGTGCGGCAACTTCGATATGGCCAGGATCAGGCGCGGTGATAATGCCATTAGCCGCATCCCAAGTTTGCACTAATGATTGTCTATCCTGACTTCGACGAATGTGTTCACGCAAGACAAAGTATAAATAATTGGCGGCATTATCGCGGTTTTCGTTTAATGCTTGTTGGAGATCGCGTTGAAATACTGGCGAAGTTTCACGTTGGGCAGTTAAGAGCAATTCTTCTTTATGAGCTAAAGCATAGCCACTTAAAAGATTAGCAAGTGAGTGGGTGTTTGATGAAACAAAATAAACTGGTCGCTTAAGTAATTCATCAGGGTTTGGATAAAGTGATTCGATACTATGCCACCAGTGTTGCGCTGCCCGTTGATATTGATTGAATGATGCCGCTAATAAACGCAGACGAAAATCGGCGATGTCAGAAGCAATAGCAATAAGCGCTTGGTGGGGTTTTTCACCCAAAGCTACCATTAATTTATCGAGATGATCATCTGGTAGATTTAAAATACTTTCAAGTTCTTCGGGTAGGTCAGGATCATCAGCGGCAATAGAGCTTGCAGCTAACTGCTTGCCTAGCGAGCTAGCGACAAGTAACGCATGCATTTTATTCCATTCAATTTGATAAGCGACGATGATTGGCACCAAGTCATCAATATCTGAAGCGCTAGCAATGAATACGGCAAGAGTGTCGGTACCATTGTAGCGAATGGGGCGACGTCGACCGCGGGCAGCGACACGTTCCCATTTTTGTACTTCATAACCGAAGGTGGCAAATTGCTCTTCTGATTGCCCGAAAATGAGTTGTTTTGTTGATGGCATGCAATCAGGAAGACGGGTAGCTGCATAACCAAAAGCCGATATATCGGGCTGTAGCCGTCGGGCCCCGAGGTGCAGACTTGATTTACTAAAGGCATGGGTTTCTTCAAGAGAACGTACGCGAATATAACCAGTAGAACGCAACAGGGAGTAGTAGGTGCGAATATAAAGATCGATTTCGTTACGGGTAGTATCTGGGCGTTGGCGATCCATTAGTTGCGTCCTTTTTTTAAAGCAAATTAGTCGCTAACTCAGCAAGCTCAGATCTTTCTCCTTTTACTAAAGTTACATGACCAAAGATTTTTTCAGCCCTAAAGCAATTTACCGTGTGTACTAAGCCATTATTGGTGGCATCTACATATGGGTTATCGATTTGGTATGGATCACCGGTAAGTACAATTTTTGTGCCTTCACCAGCTCTACTGATTATAGTTTTCACTTCGTGGGGTGTTAGATTTTGTGCTTCATCCACCACCATAAATTGATTGGGGATGGAGCGACCACGAATATAAGTTAAAGGTTCGATTTCAAGTACACCCATATCCATCAATTCGTGATAGCTACGACCTTGGCGACGCTCTGCTTTACCTAACCCCATAAGAAATTCAACGTTATCAAAAATAGGCTGCATCCAGGGATTAAGTTTTTCTTCGATGTCTCCGGGAAGGTAGCCAAGATCACGACCCAAAGGAAATACCGGTCGTGCAATTAAAAGACGTTGGTAGGTACCTTCTTCAGTGACTTTTTGTAAACCAGCGGCAATGGCTAATAGAGTTTTTCCAGTGCCAGCTTTGCCAACTAAGGTAACTAATTTAATGCGATCATCTAATAATAAAGTTGCGGCAAATGTTTGTTCTTTGTTACGAGGTCGAATTCCCCATAAACCATCTTTGAGTTTAGTAATCGGTTGAAAGATACGATTTTCAAGATCGACTCTGGCTAATGCTGTATGTGAATCGTTGGTATTATCACGTAGTAAGGCAAATTGATTGGGAAAATAATAGGGGTCAGCAAGCGCTAACTTTCCTTCTTTATAAAATTCGTCAATAGCTTCGTTAGCTACAGGTACATCAGCGATACCTGAATATAGTTCTGAAATATCAGTGCGGGCGGCATCATAATCTTCGACCTTAAGACCCAGAGCTGCAGCACGAATACGTAAATTGACATCTTTAGTAACAAAAATTACTTGCTGTTCTGGTGACTGCTCTTGACATTCAAGCGCAGTGGCAACGATGCGATCATCCGCTTTTAAGGCATTTTTATAATCATTTGGTAAGCCCCTAGTCGAGATAGCTACACGAACAAGACCGCCATCACCGCTAGGTACTCCTTCAGTAATATTGCCTTCAAGACGTAATTCATCAAGAGAGCGTACGATTAAACGAGCATTACGACCAAGTTCTGAAAGTTCTTTTTTAAAATTATCAATTTCTTCGATTACATGAATAGGAATAACTACTTCATTATCAGCAAATGAAAATATTGCGCGTGGGTCATGCAATAAAACGTTGGTATCAAGAACAAAGATTTTTTTTCTCATGCGTTTGTTTTTAACCCTCTCGTTTAAGATTTAACATCGCATAATTAATACAACGGTTACGTCCTTGATGCTTAGCAAAATATAATGCTTGGTCAGCACAATCTATTAATTTGGGTTTAGTTGTGGCGTCATCTGGGTAGGTAGCTATGCCTAGTGAGATGCTAGAGCGAAATTTGCCTTGTTCGCAGTAAAACTGTTCGTCTTTTACAAGGACGCGAATACGTTCCGCGAGTTGTAGTGCCCCTTGTTGATCTGTCTCAGGTAACAATACTGCGAATTCTTCACCGCCATAACGTGCCACAGTATCAATTTTAGCACGTGCAGTTTGTGCTACAATATTTGCTACTCGTTTTAGTACTTTATCGCCAACTGGGTGGCCGTAGGTATCATTAACACTTTTAAAATGGTCAATGTCGGTTATTAATATTGAGAGTTTACGATTATAACGCTCGGCTTGTGCCAAAGTTTGATCAAAAAGGTATTGAAAATGACGATGATTAACTAGCCCGGTGAGACCGTCGGTAGTTGCAAGGCGCTCATTATGTTCAAATAACTGGGCGTTTGATAAAGCGATAGCAGCATGATCGGCTATTACTTTAATCATATCGATAGTGCCCATCGGTAAAAAGTTTTTTTGGCTTGAAGCAATAACTAAAGCCCCTAAGCTTTTACCACGAGCAATTAAAGGTACTACCTTTACCGCAGGTAAGGGCAAATCATAACCTTGGGCGAAAATGGTCTGTTTTGCATTATGTACTGTACCATGAGGAAGTGGATATTGAGCCTTGATGGCAGCACCAACAAGACTATGCTCACTATCGATGGTTTGCCCAATCCACAAATCAGCTTCATTGTGCCCGGCCCAATCAATAGCTTCAATGCGAATGTGATGATGTCCATCTTGCAGTACTGCTAAAGCTGAAAATTCTATATGGGCTACCCGTTTTGCTGCCTCAAGGGTAATTTTAGCCACCTCATGTACGGTGAGTGTTTGGTTAAATTCGCGAGAGGCTTCGTAAAATTTTTCTTGCTGAAATTTAGCATGATCCATTTCAGCAAAAACACGTTCAACCTCAACCGAGCGTACAATTTCGGCTGCTAAGGTAGTTAAGACTGCCATGTCGGTTTCACTAAATGGCGTAGCATTAATGCGATCAGCCAAAAGGATACCACGCAAGAAGGAGCCTTCCATGACCGGGATACCTATAAAATCAGTTACTGGTTGGGGGCGATCATAATAAACTAAGCCACTGTGCCCTGGTTTTAAATTAGTAAGCTGTAAAATTTCTTGACGCTTGTTAATTACCCCCAAAAACCCGGCTCCTACCGAAATTGGTTTTTCGGTTATGTAATTTGATTGCGAACGCAGTTCTTTAATACGGAAAAAATGATCGCTATCGTCTAGCCACATCAGTGCCACCGTATGAGGTGATATTGCGGGTTCAGCTATCCCTAAAAGATTATAAAGAGATTGAGAAATTGCTTGAACTGAACCTAAATGACGCCGTTCATCGATTTCTTCGCAATTAAGCTCACGATCGGTATGCAATAAACCAGAAGTAAGACGATATTCGCGTGCTTGGGTTTGAATATCGTTGATATAGGCACGCAATTTTTTCTCGGCGATAGTTTTACGATCTAATAACTCAGAACGAAGAAATGAGGAGGATAAAGCTGCAAAAAAGATATTTAACGAAATATGAGATAATAAAAGATGCCAAGTAGCAAAATGGTCATAACGCCAGAAAATTATAGCCTCGATTGAAATGATTAGCAGTAAAAAATAGGCACCAAGAGCTAATCCATGAAAAGCCACTAAAAAGCTGACTAAAGCGTAAATTAAAGGATAAAGTAAACTATGACTACCGCCCGTGACTTCAAATATGGCAAATGCGGCCACTACTAATAAAGTGCCAAGTTCAAAGTCATTAAAAGTATTGCTAGCATATGATAAGCCACGGTAAACCCGTTGCCCCAGACGCATAACCAATAAAACTGAAAGTACACCAAGTGCAATAAGCGCATCTAGGTTGGCCATGCGTAGCCAGCCAAGCCAGATAGTACTTAAGACCGCAAATGCTGTAGATAGTCCTAAAGTGTGATTGATGAAGTTGTATACCGTTCGTAACAGCCAACGCACAAAAACAGGGAGTTGGCCGTTGCTTTTTATACGCATACGCTGCGTAGCGTCAGAAGGTGCATCTGCCTTGCGTTGACCCACACCTATGTCATGCCGCACAGCACGGTCTTAAGGCAAGTATATTGAAATGTTAAGGCGTAGAGTTTTTTTAATCAAATTGGGGAATATATGATATTGGACGCTTGGCGCAGCAATATATGCAGTGGTAGCAATACAACCAGAGATTCATTTATAAGCATATTGTATTAAATAGGCTTGGCAAGGAGAAGGTTATGAGTAAGCCGTCGCGGTTGCAGCTGGTCATTGCTTTTCATGAGCCTTTATCGAGAAATGACGATGATCTCGAAAAGATATGGGAAGAAGGCTACGCTCCCTTTATTTCGCGGCTAGGAGAACTCAAGATTAAAGCTGCCGTGCATTTCACCGGTCATTTATTAGATCACTTAGCTCATCGTCGTGAAGATCAATTGCTACAAATTAAAAGATTAGTACAAGCTAAGCAATTTGAGGTTCTTGGCGGCTTGTTTTATGGTGGTATTCCATCATTACTACCTGAAGTTGATGTTCGTGGCCAAGTGCAAATGATGACTGAATATTGGGAGTCAGTGATTGGTAAAGCTCCACAAGGTGTATGGTTGCCAGAACTTGCTTGGTGTGCCGAAGTACCACGTTTATTAGCAGATACTGGTTTAGCTTATGGTTTTGTTGCAAGTTCGCAAATAGCTCTCAGGCCTGATCCAATGTTTTCGCTTGTGGTTGTTGAACGTGGTGATCAGAGTTTGCCAGCCTTTATGCTTGATTCAGAGTTATCAGCCGCCTTAGCTAATAGTGAACTGATGGGTTGGCAGACAAGGGTTGAAGCATTAGCTAAAATGCAGGGTAATTTGGTAACAGTGTGGATTAGCGCGGGTGCACTTGTTGAAGCAGCAGCCAGTGATACTGAGGTAATTGACCGATTTTTTGATGCTTTTAGCAATTTAGCTATGGTATTGCCACAAGAGAGCTTTGCTTTAAAACCACGTGCAAGTGCGGTTCGCTTGCATCCTGGAGTGGCTCCAGAATTATGCCCAACTGAGCCTCGCTTAGATTTTGACGATTTTGCGTTTCGTTCACGGGCGGTTGATTCATTAAGTAGACGCATGCTGCGAGTTAGCAAAAAGCTTTATGAAGCAATCTCTTCGATGGAGGATGAAGAATTAGAAGAACGCTGGAGCGATGTTTTAGCTACTGCGCAACGGGCGATATTTGCAGCGCAATCCCCAGACCCATATGTCCATAGTGATGATGCTGAGGGTGAAGTTCTTCGTGCAGCAGCTATTGCTAAGCTAATTCATGCTGAGTCGTTAATCGATTCTTTGGTGCAAGGTAGCGGTGATTGGTTGGTTACCGAAGAAGAAGATGCCGACTCAGATTTGCACAATGAAGTATTTGTGGGGAATCGTTATTTTTCCACTTGGATATCGCCAGTAACTGGTGGTGATATTCGTTCTATTGATGATCGCATCAATAATATAAATTTGTTGGTACCTATTGGCATTGCCCCTAACAAAATTTGTACAGTTAGCCAAAGAATTCTTGATCCGCAAACTTCAGCAAATATATTTTTTAACGGGCAAGAACGAGATTTATTAACGGGTTTGCACGAATGGGTAATAAAAAGTAGTGGAATAGATGAGCAAGACAACTGTGCTTATCATATTGAATTAGAGACTAAAGCAGAACTGGAAAATTCACCACGTATATTAACTATTAATAAACAAATAAGTATTCCGATTGATGCTGCTGAATTGCGTTTAAATTATAAAGTGCAACTTGATAAAGGGTCAGCGGTTCTTTTGGCACTCGATATCCCAATACGTCTTCCTAATATACCTAATATAATTTTATATAACGATAACGAACTTGCTTTAGAATCAAGTGGCGAGTTTTCTGAAGCCAAAACGATACTTTTTAATACTGATAGTGGCAGTCTTAAAATAAATATTTTACCTGCGTATACTGTGTGGTTTAAACTTGTTGAAGATCGTATTCATTTAATGCCGATTGTTAAGGTTAACCAACAAGCTAACTGTTCTGTTTGCATTATCTGGAAAGCCAAAGCACCCGCAGGCGAGGCTACATCTGTATCATCAATTACAAATGTTGATCTTTCATTAAATGAGGGCGCTTTAGAAAATCAATTATAGCAAGATCAGCAGTTGGTTTTTTTATTAGTCTCATGCCTAAGAAGGTTACTTTAGTTAAAATATTTGGTATATTTGTTTGACATTAAAGGTAGGAATTCATACCATTATAGTATGAAAACAGTGGTTTCAGAAAAAGGTCAAGTTACCATTCCAAAAAAATTAAGAATGCGCCTAGGCATTAAGGCTGGGCAGACTCTCGAATTAAGCGAAAAAGCGGGCTATATCATAGTTGCTAAAACCAACGATGCAGATGTATTAGACAGACTTTATGGTATTTTGCCTAACAAAATGACAACTGACTCATTTATTAATTCAATTCGTGGAAAACCAGATACTTTATGATCACAGCTATTGATACCAGCGTTTTATTGGATATTTTCACGGCAGATAAAAATTATGGTCCTCGCTCGAAAGAAGCACTCAGAGACTGTATAAAAAAGGGGCGCATTATAGCATGCGAAGTAGTTTTTGCTGAAGTTGCATGCGCCTTTCCTAATATTAAAATGGCTAAAAATGCCTTAGATGAGCTTGGTATTGAATTCGAGCCATTTGGCTCTCAAGCTGCTATGCAAGCTGGCGAAGTTTTTAAGGCTTATCGTTCTCTTGGAGGTAAACGAGAGCGTGTTATAGCTGATTTTTTAATAGCTTCACATGCACTAAACTATGCGAATCGTTTGCTTACTCGCGACCGCGGATTTAATCGTACTTATTTTAAAAAACTAACGATTATTGATCCATCACAATAATAGTACATCGCCTCTATATATGGTGTCTTGCACTAAGCGCATATTGTGAGCATATTAGATTTCGTTCTTTTTGAGCCTGTGGTTCGACTCTCAAATATATGGTACTGTACAACCCATGCGTACAGTAGATTTTTTACGTTTAGTGAGGGATCGTGAGCCGGTACCTGCAGATGAAATTAAGGCATTCATTCTTGAGGTTACATCAGGAAGCATTCCCGATTATCAAGTAGCAGCATTTTTAATGGCAGCTTGCCTTAATGGCTTAGCAGATGATTCGACAGTTGCATTAACCCACGCAATGCGAGATTCTGGCCGGATTGTAGATCTCCAGCATATTGCTGGATTAAAAGTTGATAAACATTCTACTGGTGGTGTTGGCGATAAGATTTCATTAGCACTTGCACCGTTAGTGGCCGCTTGTGGGGTTGCGGTACCGATGATTAGTGGCCGTGGTTTAGGTCATACCGGCGGTACATTAGATAAGTTAGAAGCCATACCTGGATTTCGTGTTGATTTAAGCATTGAGCAGTTTACTGAAATAGTCAGCAAATTAGGCTTGTGTTTAATTGGTCAAACAAAAGATTTAGCTCCAGCCGATCGTAAATTATATGCGTTGCGTGATGTTACCGCCACAGTTGAATCAATTGAATTAATTACCGCTTCAATATTATCAAAAAAACTTGCTGCTGGCATAGATGCTTTGGTGCTTGACGTAAAAGTTGGTCGTGGCGCGTTTATGAAAAATATTGAGCAAGCTCGCCGCTTAGCACAATCATTAGTAAAAGTTGGTACTGACGCAGGGTTGAGGATACGAGCACTACTAACGCGTATGCAAGAGCCATTGGGTAGAACAATTGGCAACGCTCTTGAAGTCAAAGAGGCAATCGAAATTTTACAAGGTAAAGGTCCGGCAGATACAACCGAACTGACCTTTGCCTTAGGCGCAGAAATGCTGCTTTTAAGTGGCGTAGCCTATTCTCATACTCATGCACGCGAAAAACTTACACAAGCTATTAGCAGTCAAGCGGCAATAGAGCTTTTTGCTAAGCTCATAACGGCGCAACATGGTGACGCTCGTGTCATCAATGATCCGTCGTTATTACCTTCGGCGCCTTTGCAAACAAAAGTATGTAGTTCTACTAATGGTTTTATCAACGAAATTGATGCATATAATCTTGCCATGTTAGCAATGCAAATAGGCGCCGGGCGAGCGCGTAGCGATGACAAAATTGACCCGGCTGTCGGTATTGAGTTGTTAGTGCAGCGCAGCAGCCAAGTACAAAAAGGTGACGATATTGCGATTATTCATCATCGCCATGACTCTGCTATTGAGGCAATTGCTAATCAAGTTAAACAGTCTTTTATTATAAAAGAAAGACCACCAGAGCCAGTTGCTTTAATTATTGAGAGTATAAGCTAATGAGGCGAATATGATGATTAATAAAACTGAAATTGATAATGTCGTGGCATTAATTCAAAATTCTTACCCAATTAAACCAACAATAGGATTAGTTCTTGGATCGGGCTTGGGGGGCTTTGCCAATCAATTACAGGATAGGGTTACATTTAAATATAAGAGTTTACCAGGTTTTTGTTCAAGCGGTGTAGCTGGTCATGTTGGTGAGTTAGTTTTAGGCAGCATAAATGGCACAAATTGCGCAGTAATGAATGGAAGAGTGCACTATTATGAAGGTTATGATATGCAGCAAGTCACTTTTCCTATTCGCGTTTTAGCCGCTTTAGGAATTAATGTTTTAATTGTCACCAATGCTGCTGGCGCGCTTAAATCGAAGATGCATCCTGGAAGTTTAATGCTGATTAGCGATCATATAAATCTTACTGGGCAAAATCCGCTGCGCGGTCCAAATAATAATGAATTGGGGCCGAGATTTCCTGATATGTCTTTGGCATATCCTTTTGCAGCAAGAAAAATATTGCATGAGATTGCAGCTGCACAATCAATGACTTTACATGAAGGCGTATATGTTGGTGTAACTGGGCCGACTTACGAAACTCCAGCAGAAGTACGTATGTTAGCAGCACTCGGCGCTGATGCTGTTGGCATGTCAACAGTTGCTGAAGTGATTGTAGCAGTACATGCGGGGATGCAAGTTGTGGGAATAAGCGTAATTACTAATCACGCTGCTGGGATAGCAAAGCACCAGTTATCGCATAGTGAGGTACAAGCAATAGGAGCACAGGTACGGCCAAATTTTAATAAGCTGTTAGTGCAAGCGGTGCCGAGGTTATCAAGACTATGGTCGAAAGATTAATAAATTATTATGGTTTAGCTAATCGACAGGTGAAAACCACATGAATGCCGTAAGCGAAGAAAACGAACTCATTAAAAAAGCTATTATTGCACGTGATAATGCATACGCTCCCTATTCTAAATTTAAAGTCGGTGCGGCGGTGCAACTTCAGGACGGTCGAGTTTTTACCGGGGTAAATGTTGAGAATGTTTCTTATGGCTTAACGGTATGTGCTGAACGCAATGCGGTCGCTGCAGCAATACAATATGGCGCTAAACCTAAAGATATAGTTAGTATAGCAATAGCAGTTGATGCTCCCAAACCAGCATCACCTTGTGGTGCATGTCGCCAAGTACTAGCAGAATTTGCTAGCGAAGAACTGGTGATTATTTTACATAATATAAATTCAGCAATTACTGAACGAATGAAATTAGCTGAATTGTTGCCAAAAGCATTTAGCAAAGACGAACTTGGCGTTACTTTTTAAAAGCTTACTTTCCAATCATCAGGTTGTTTTTCGGGAAAAACTAAAAATCGTCTACCTAAAAAATTAAATATCAAACCTATAGCACAAGAAACCGCTTTGGCTAAAAGCGGTGTTGTGCCAAGTTTGATCAGCCCAAGAGTGACGGTCATATCTAAGCCACCAGCGGTTGTTGCAACTAAAATAAAAATAAGCAATTCAAGTGGAATGTTCCAACGCGCTTTGTGTCTAAAAATAAGAAAAATGCAAAGCACATAGTTAACGGTTGCCGCGATAATGAATGATGTTGCGATTGCAATAAAAATATTAGTGTCAAATTTTAATAATAATGAAAACGTTAACAGGTTGATAAGCGCAGCCAAGCCGCCAACAAAAAGGTAAAGTAGAAATTGAATAGGTAATGGAGCATGGCTAGCATTATAACGAAAAATACAATAGAGAGCGCGAAAACCATCTTTCACCCCTATTTTTTTGCCCTCTTGATAAGTACGACCATAGTAGGAGACCCCCATCTCATAAATACGCAACCGCTTTGCTGCAATTTTGGCAATAATTTCAGGTTCAAAACCAAAACGATTTTCACGAATATCAATTGCTTGAATTACTTCACGTTTAAATACCTTATAACATGTTTCCATGTCAGTAAGGTTAAGGTCAGTAAACATATTTGAAAGCAGGGTGAGAAACCGATTACCCAAAGAATGCCAAAAATACAGCACTCGATGAGCCCCACCACTAAGAAAGCGCGAGCCCAATACAACGTCAGCTTTATCTTCGATAAGCGGAGTTAAGAGTCGCTTAAGATCGAAGGGGTCATATTCGAGATCGGCATCTTGAACAGCAACAAAGTCGCCGGTGGCGCCTTGAAATCCGGTGCGCAGAGCCGCACCTTTGCCTTGATTTTTGGTATGATGCAAAATTTTAATTTCTGTGTATTGATGAGCTAGTGAATGCGCAATCGATAAACTATTATCAGTTGAACAATCGTCAACAATTATTAATTCTAATGCAAGTGATGCATCAGCGATGCGTAATACGGTTTCTACGCATTTTGCTAAAGTTCGCTCTTCGTTATAACAAGGAATGACTATAGATAATTTGTTCATTTTAATTATCAGCCAACGCTTGTGATACCGGCATATGGGCAGCACGCAGTGCGGGCCAAAGAGCCCCTAACAAAGCTGCGACAATGGCGGCAATTATAGCTAATATAAATAAAATAGGTGGCATAACAAAAAAGCTCGGGGGCATGAATGGCAAATTAGGTAGCAGCATACGTACGCTATTATCAATAATGATGGTTATTATTTTGCTAGTTATACAGCCTACGATAGCACCGCCAAGCCCTAAAATTATGGCCTGAGTTAATACTATAGCTAGTAAATCACGTTGACGAGCACCAGTAGCACGCATAATTGCTAGTTCGCGAC is a genomic window containing:
- a CDS encoding purine-nucleoside phosphorylase, producing the protein MINKTEIDNVVALIQNSYPIKPTIGLVLGSGLGGFANQLQDRVTFKYKSLPGFCSSGVAGHVGELVLGSINGTNCAVMNGRVHYYEGYDMQQVTFPIRVLAALGINVLIVTNAAGALKSKMHPGSLMLISDHINLTGQNPLRGPNNNELGPRFPDMSLAYPFAARKILHEIAAAQSMTLHEGVYVGVTGPTYETPAEVRMLAALGADAVGMSTVAEVIVAVHAGMQVVGISVITNHAAGIAKHQLSHSEVQAIGAQVRPNFNKLLVQAVPRLSRLWSKD
- a CDS encoding cytidine deaminase; protein product: MNAVSEENELIKKAIIARDNAYAPYSKFKVGAAVQLQDGRVFTGVNVENVSYGLTVCAERNAVAAAIQYGAKPKDIVSIAIAVDAPKPASPCGACRQVLAEFASEELVIILHNINSAITERMKLAELLPKAFSKDELGVTF
- a CDS encoding PIN domain-containing protein → MITAIDTSVLLDIFTADKNYGPRSKEALRDCIKKGRIIACEVVFAEVACAFPNIKMAKNALDELGIEFEPFGSQAAMQAGEVFKAYRSLGGKRERVIADFLIASHALNYANRLLTRDRGFNRTYFKKLTIIDPSQ
- a CDS encoding AbrB/MazE/SpoVT family DNA-binding domain-containing protein; translated protein: MKTVVSEKGQVTIPKKLRMRLGIKAGQTLELSEKAGYIIVAKTNDADVLDRLYGILPNKMTTDSFINSIRGKPDTL
- a CDS encoding bifunctional glycosyltransferase family 2/GtrA family protein gives rise to the protein MNKLSIVIPCYNEERTLAKCVETVLRIADASLALELIIVDDCSTDNSLSIAHSLAHQYTEIKILHHTKNQGKGAALRTGFQGATGDFVAVQDADLEYDPFDLKRLLTPLIEDKADVVLGSRFLSGGAHRVLYFWHSLGNRFLTLLSNMFTDLNLTDMETCYKVFKREVIQAIDIRENRFGFEPEIIAKIAAKRLRIYEMGVSYYGRTYQEGKKIGVKDGFRALYCIFRYNASHAPLPIQFLLYLFVGGLAALINLLTFSLLLKFDTNIFIAIATSFIIAATVNYVLCIFLIFRHKARWNIPLELLIFILVATTAGGLDMTVTLGLIKLGTTPLLAKAVSCAIGLIFNFLGRRFLVFPEKQPDDWKVSF
- a CDS encoding diguanylate cyclase; this translates as MGQRKADAPSDATQRMRIKSNGQLPVFVRWLLRTVYNFINHTLGLSTAFAVLSTIWLGWLRMANLDALIALGVLSVLLVMRLGQRVYRGLSYASNTFNDFELGTLLVVAAFAIFEVTGGSHSLLYPLIYALVSFLVAFHGLALGAYFLLLIISIEAIIFWRYDHFATWHLLLSHISLNIFFAALSSSFLRSELLDRKTIAEKKLRAYINDIQTQAREYRLTSGLLHTDRELNCEEIDERRHLGSVQAISQSLYNLLGIAEPAISPHTVALMWLDDSDHFFRIKELRSQSNYITEKPISVGAGFLGVINKRQEILQLTNLKPGHSGLVYYDRPQPVTDFIGIPVMEGSFLRGILLADRINATPFSETDMAVLTTLAAEIVRSVEVERVFAEMDHAKFQQEKFYEASREFNQTLTVHEVAKITLEAAKRVAHIEFSALAVLQDGHHHIRIEAIDWAGHNEADLWIGQTIDSEHSLVGAAIKAQYPLPHGTVHNAKQTIFAQGYDLPLPAVKVVPLIARGKSLGALVIASSQKNFLPMGTIDMIKVIADHAAIALSNAQLFEHNERLATTDGLTGLVNHRHFQYLFDQTLAQAERYNRKLSILITDIDHFKSVNDTYGHPVGDKVLKRVANIVAQTARAKIDTVARYGGEEFAVLLPETDQQGALQLAERIRVLVKDEQFYCEQGKFRSSISLGIATYPDDATTKPKLIDCADQALYFAKHQGRNRCINYAMLNLKREG
- a CDS encoding PhoH family protein codes for the protein MRKKIFVLDTNVLLHDPRAIFSFADNEVVIPIHVIEEIDNFKKELSELGRNARLIVRSLDELRLEGNITEGVPSGDGGLVRVAISTRGLPNDYKNALKADDRIVATALECQEQSPEQQVIFVTKDVNLRIRAAALGLKVEDYDAARTDISELYSGIADVPVANEAIDEFYKEGKLALADPYYFPNQFALLRDNTNDSHTALARVDLENRIFQPITKLKDGLWGIRPRNKEQTFAATLLLDDRIKLVTLVGKAGTGKTLLAIAAGLQKVTEEGTYQRLLIARPVFPLGRDLGYLPGDIEEKLNPWMQPIFDNVEFLMGLGKAERRQGRSYHELMDMGVLEIEPLTYIRGRSIPNQFMVVDEAQNLTPHEVKTIISRAGEGTKIVLTGDPYQIDNPYVDATNNGLVHTVNCFRAEKIFGHVTLVKGERSELAELATNLL
- a CDS encoding thymidine phosphorylase, which gives rise to MRTVDFLRLVRDREPVPADEIKAFILEVTSGSIPDYQVAAFLMAACLNGLADDSTVALTHAMRDSGRIVDLQHIAGLKVDKHSTGGVGDKISLALAPLVAACGVAVPMISGRGLGHTGGTLDKLEAIPGFRVDLSIEQFTEIVSKLGLCLIGQTKDLAPADRKLYALRDVTATVESIELITASILSKKLAAGIDALVLDVKVGRGAFMKNIEQARRLAQSLVKVGTDAGLRIRALLTRMQEPLGRTIGNALEVKEAIEILQGKGPADTTELTFALGAEMLLLSGVAYSHTHAREKLTQAISSQAAIELFAKLITAQHGDARVINDPSLLPSAPLQTKVCSSTNGFINEIDAYNLAMLAMQIGAGRARSDDKIDPAVGIELLVQRSSQVQKGDDIAIIHHRHDSAIEAIANQVKQSFIIKERPPEPVALIIESIS